In Alicyclobacillus macrosporangiidus CPP55, a single window of DNA contains:
- a CDS encoding HAMP domain-containing protein yields the protein MSLRKKILLAFFLTVSAMLVALAFILQAEVHRHFLSVVCPEINSVSPSLTQQIQVHFEQAFTQSLLWTVLVFVAGTAGVAVLVSRAITQRILVMQKQALEIAHGRWGTTIPVEGHDELSSLASTLNFLSQQLQRQEELRKNLMQDLAHELRTPLTTLRSHVQAFYDGLWEPNRERFYSCLEEVEAI from the coding sequence TTGAGCCTGCGGAAGAAAATCCTACTCGCTTTTTTCCTGACCGTATCCGCCATGTTGGTGGCCTTGGCTTTCATCCTCCAAGCAGAGGTTCACCGCCACTTCCTGTCGGTCGTCTGTCCAGAGATCAATTCCGTATCGCCGTCGTTGACCCAGCAAATCCAAGTTCACTTCGAGCAGGCATTCACGCAGAGTTTGCTCTGGACGGTGTTGGTGTTTGTTGCGGGGACGGCAGGTGTGGCGGTGTTGGTTTCCCGTGCGATCACTCAGCGGATCTTGGTGATGCAGAAACAGGCGCTGGAAATCGCCCACGGAAGGTGGGGAACGACCATTCCGGTCGAGGGCCATGACGAACTTTCTTCACTGGCCAGCACCCTGAATTTCCTGTCGCAGCAGTTGCAGAGGCAGGAAGAACTCCGGAAGAATCTCATGCAGGACCTTGCGCATGAGCTTCGCACACCTCTGACCACTCTGCGTTCGCATGTCCAAGCGTTTTACGATGGACTGTGGGAGCCGAACCGAGAACGATTTTACAGCTGCTTGGAGGAGGTTGAGGCGATTTGA